DNA from Marinagarivorans cellulosilyticus:
CCCAGAATGCTCAAAAATAAATCTGACGTGACAATAATAGAAAAAAAATGTGAATTGCCTGTTGCTTCTCATAACAACATTCACTAGAATCCCGCCTCCACATTGAGAGGCAGCTCTTAATGTGTTGCGAAGGCCAAAGCATTTGATGTTTTGGGTAGGAATGCTGGCGTAGCTCAGTTGGTAGAGCAGCTGACTTGTAATCAGCCGGTCGGGGGTTCGACTCCTCTCGCCAGCTCCATTTTCGCAGGCCGTTACTGGCTAATGTCAGTAAGGTGCTTAAGCTTGCTGTTAAGCAATTATTGCTTGGTAAGTATAAGTGCAGGGGTTCCCGAGTGGCCAAAGGGATCAGACTGTAAATCTGACGCGCAAGCTTCGGTGGTTCGAATCCACCCCCCTGCACCATTAAGCTAGCTTAGCTTGCGGCCAGATGGCCAGTGTAGCGCCTAGGTTACAAATTGCTTTGAGCGCGCGGTGGGCCCTAATTGTGCGGGCATAGTTCAGTGGTAGAACGTCAGCCTTCCAAGCTGAATATGCGGGTTCGATTCCCGCTGCCCGCTCCATACTACTTAGTGTGAACAAAGGCTCATATAGCTCAGTTGGTAGAGCACACCCTTGGTAAGGGTGAGGTCAGCGGTTCAAATCCGCTTATGAGCTCCACTTTTTCTTATAAAGGTCAGCAGAGTTAAAGGCTCGCTGGCCTTTGTGATATTCAGGCTTATGATATCGAGCACTGAATTCACACCCTCATCACAGAATACGCTCTAGTGATGAGTGATACAGGCCAGTAGTTCAATTGGTAGAGCGTCGGTCTCCAAAACCGAAAGTTGGGGGTTCGAGTCCCTCCTGGCCTGCCACTATTTGCACGAATGCGTGCGGCGCGAAAGGTTGAAATGCAAGTTTCAACCTTTCTGTGTATTACGCACTTTCGTAGGAAGAGAGAAACCATGAGTACAAATGCAGAGTCTCCACAATATAAGCTAGACGGCCTTAAATGGTTGGTTGTTATCGCTATTATTGCTGCTGGCACGGTGGGTAATTCTTATTACGCCGATCAGTTCGCGATTTTGTATCGTGTGCTGGCAATGGTTGTTTTGGGTTTGGCCGCCGCGTTCGTCGCTTTGCAAACAGCCAAGGGTGCTGCATTTTGGGAACTGTTGAAGTCAGCCCAAATCGAAATGCGCAAGGTGGTTTGGCCAACTAAGCCAGAAACTAACCAAACGACGTTAATGGTTTTAGTGGTTGTGTTCGTGATGGCTATTCTCCTGTGGGGGCTTGATGCTCTATTCGGAAAAATCGCCTCTTTTATTATTGGTTAACTACGGACATTTCTCCCCATGGCAAAGCGTTGGTATGTGGTACACGCCTATTCAGGTTACGAAAAGAAAGTTGCAACTGCACTGAAAGAGCGTATTGAGCTTGAAGGTATGCAGGAGCATTTTGGTGATGTCCTTGTTCCCACTGAAGAAGTGGTTGAAATGCGGGATGGCCAAAAACGTAAGTCTGAGCGTAAGTTTTTCCCCGGCTACGTTTTAGTTCAAATGGAGCTAAACGACGAAGCTTGGCACTTGGTTAAAGAGACTCCGCGCGTTATGGGGTTTATTGGCGGCAAGGCAGATAAGCCTGCGCCTATTACGGAAAAAGAAGCGAATTTAATTCTTCAGCGCGTTGATGACTCTGTTGATAAGCCTAAGCCCAAAACGCTGTTTGAGCCGGGTGAAATGGTCCGCGTAACTGATGGTCCGTTCAATGACTTTAACGGTGTTGTTGAAGAAGTGAATTACGAAAAAAGCCGCTTACGCGTTGCGGTGCTTATTTTTGGTCGCTCGACTCCTGTTGAATTGGAGTTTGGGCAGGTCGAGAAAAGCTGATTTAAAAGCTGAATTTTTATGACTCTCACTACCTTTTGGGTAGTGGGGGTTTTTGTGTCTCTGGGCATTGCGTTTTTTTTGCGTAATAAAAGCCCACAAACGGGGAGCCAATGACGTTAAGTTTTACTTAATTGAGGCGTTTAACCCATAACTAGAGGAAGTTGAAAATGGCAAAGAAGATTAGTGCCTATATTAAACTGCAAGTTGGCGCAGGTAAGGCAAACCCAAGTCCACCAGTTGGTCCTGCTTTGGGTCAGCACGGTGTAAATATCATGGAATTCTGTAAAGCGTTTAACGCACAGACCCAAGATATTGAAGCTGGCGCTCCAGTACCTGTTGTTATCACTGTGTACAGTGATAAGAGCTTCACTTTTGCGATGAAAACTCCACCAGCATCTTTCTTGTTGAAGAAAGCAGCTGGCATCACCAGCGGCAGCAGCAACCCTAATACTAAGAAAGTGGGTACTGTAACGCGTGCGCAGTTGGAAGAAATTGCTACAACTAAAGCGCCGGACTTGACTGCTGCCGATATGGACGCAGCGGTTCGTACTATCGCGGGCTCTGCTCGTGCCATGGGTTTGGATGTTGAAGGGGTTTAATAATGGCTAAGTTATCTAAGCGCCAACGCGCTATCAACGAAAAAATTGATTCAACTAAGCAGTACGGTATCGACGAAGCTGTTGCTTTGTTAAAAGAATTGTCTGCAGTTAAATTTCCTGAAACCGTAGAAGCGGCAATTAACTTGGGTATTGACCCACGTAAATCTGACCAATCTGTTCGTGGCGCGACAACTTTGCCGCACGGTACTGGTAAAGAAGTGCGTGTTGCAGTGTTTACTTCCGGTGCTAACGCAGACGCAGCTAAAGAAGCTGGCGCTGAATTTGTTGGTATGGACGAGTTAGCAGCAGAAATCAAAGGCGGCATGATGGACTTTGATGTTGTTATCGCCGACCCTGCGGCTATGCGTGTTGTTGGTCAATTAGGTCAAGTATTAGGTCCTCGTGGTCTTATGCCAAACCCTAAAACCGGTACCGTAACACCTGATGTTGCAACAGCTGTTAAGAATGCTAAAGCAGGTCAAGTACGTTTCCGTGCTGACAAAGGCGGCATCATTCACGGTGGCATCGGTAAATTGAGCTTCGATGCAAACGCATTAAAAGAAAACTTAGAAGCGTTATTGGTTGACTTGAAAAAGTTAAAGCCAGCTTCTGCGAAAGGCGTTTACGTGAAGAAAATCTCTTTGAGCACGACAATGGGCCCAGGTTTAACCTTGGATGCCTCGTCTCTCGAAGCGTAACTCTTTATAGCGCTTTAGCGTAGCGCCCTCGGGCGCAAAAAACTTTGGGGTCTAGCCTTTAGGCTAGGTCGTCAAAGACCGTAGGTGAAGTTAGTGGTAGCAGAATTAAGGCAAGATGCAAATCTTAGTCTACAATCTTGTGTGTCATTAACCTCTTAATTGAGCAAAGCAAAGCCTACGCAGATGGTGGACCCTGTTCAGAATTCTGAACCTGTTGTCGCCGACATAGGGTTCAAATGGCAACATTTGAGCTGGTACAAAACGATGGGGTCATTCCCGTCATTAACCAGGAGAAATCCCGTGGCATTAGGGCTTAAAGACAAACAAGCGATTGTTGCTGAAGTCTCAGAGGCTGCCAAGAGCGCTCTTTCTGCAGTAGTAGCCGATTCACGTGGCGTTACTGTTAGTCAGATGACGGCTCTACGAAAAGAGGCTCGTGAACATGGCGTATGGTTACGCGTAGTTCGCAACACCTTGGCTCGTCGCGCGGTTGAAGGCACTGACTACGAGTGTCTCGTTGAGAGCTTCGTAGGTCCAACTATTATTGCATTTTCTAGCGAGCACCCAGGTGCTGGCGCGCGTATCTTGCGTGACTTCGCTAAGACAAATGAAAAGTTGGAATTAAAAGCTGCCTCCTTTGAGGGTGCATTAGTTGATATCAATTTGTTGGCATCTTTACCGACATACGACGAAGCTATTGCGAAACTCATGAGCGTTATGAAAGAAGCAGCCGCTGGCAAGTTGGTACGTACTCTTGCAGCACTTCGCGATCAAAAAGAACAAGAAGCCGCTTAATTTATTATCTTAATCGATTTGAATTACCGAGTTTTTTAAAAAATTATCCGAGCTTAAAGCTCACGTAAGAATAGGACTTGAAAAATGTCTATCTCACAAGAAGATATCTTAAACGCCATTGCTGAAATGTCTGTTAAAGACGTTGTTGAATTAGTTACTGCAATGGAAGAAAAATTTGGCGTTAGCGCTGCAGCTGCTGTTGCTGTTGCTGGTGGCGACGCTGGCGGTGCTGCTGAAGAGCAAACTGAATTTGACGTTATCCTTACCGCTGCTGGCGATAAGAAAGTTAACGCCATTAAAGCTGTTCGTGAAATCACCGGCCTTGGTTTGAAAGAAGCTAAAGCAATCGTTGACGGCGTACCTGCTGCTGTTAAAGAAGGTATTTCTAAAGAAGACGCTGAAGCTGCTAAAGAGAAACTTGAAGCTGCTGGTGCAGCTGTCGAGCTTAAGTAAGTTTGAAGTTAAAGCCCAATCTCTGATTGGCGCAGGGCTGGCAGGTAATTTACCTGCTGGCCTTTTTCCGTTTGCAGACTAGTGTGTTTGAGTTTGTAGAATGGAACTGATATTTGATATTCGCGCTTATTAGTGTGAATTGGGAGTTCACCCTCCCCGTGTCTCGCAAAGATTGCATCCCCGTGAAAAGCTGAGGAAATCTGATGGCTTACTCGTATACTGAGAAAAAACGTATCCGCAAGGATTTTGGCAAGTTGCCGCACGTCATGGATGTGCCGTTCCTCCTGGCAATACAACTCGATTCATACAGAAAATTTACGCAAATTGATACCGCGCCCAAAAAGCGTTTGGATATGGGTTTGCATGCCGCGTTTAAATCGGTATTTCCAATCGTAAGCTACTCTGGCAGCGCTGCTCTTGAATATGTGAGCTACGTGCTTGGTAAGCCGGTATTTGACGTCAACGAATGTGTGTTGCGTGGCGCAACTTATGCTGTGCCGTTGCGCGTAAAAGTACGCTTGATTATTTACGATAAAGAATCCAGCGCAAAAACAATTAAAGATATTAAAGAGCAAGAAGTGTACATGGGTGAAATTCCACTCATGACGGATAACGGTACATTCGTTATCAATGGTACTGAGCGCGTAATCGTTTCTCAGTTACACCGTTCCCCTGGTGTGTTCTTTGAGCACGATAAAGGTAAGACTCACTCATCAGGCAAGTTGCTTTATTCTGCGCGCGTTATTCCTTACCGTGGTTCATGGTTAGATTTTGAGTTTGATCCTAAAGACTTGGTCTTTGTGCGTATTGACCGTCGTCGTAAATTGCCTGCAACTATTTTGTTGCGTGCCTTGGGTTATAGCTCGCAAGAAATGCTGGATATGTTCTTTGAGACCAGTAATTTCCGTATTTTAGAAGATGGTGGTTTGAAGCTTGAGCTAGTACCTTCGCGTTTACGCGGTGATACAGCTTCGTTTGATATTTGCGATACAGAAGGCAATGTAATCGTTGAGGAAACTCGACGTATCACTGCGCGCCATATCAAGCAGCTTGAAAAAGCGAATGTTAAAGAGCTAGATGTCCCCTCCGACTACATGTTGGGTCGTGCTTTAGCGAAAGACATTATCGACGAGAGCACTGGTGAAGTTTTAGTTGAATGTAATACTGAAATCACTGAAGAAGTGATGGCGCAATTAATTGCGGCAGGTGTTTCTGATGTTGAAACCTTGTACACCAACGATCTCGATTGCGGTTCTTTCTTATCTGATACTTTGCGCAGCGATCCTTCGCGCACAGAGCTAGAAGCGTTGGTAGAAATTTACCGCATGATGCGCCCAGGTGAGCCACCGACTAAAGAATCGGCAGAGGCTTTGTTCCAGAACTTATTCTTCAGCCAAGAGCGTTATGATCTTTCTGCGGTAGGCCGCATGAAGTTCAACCGTCGTTTGGGGCGTGAAGAAGAAACTGGCGAAGGCACTTTATCGCGCGAAGATATTGTTGAGGTATTAAAAACCTTGATTGATATCCGTAATGGTAAAGGCGTTGTGGATGATATCGACCACTTAGGTAACCGTCGTATTCGTTCTGTGGGCGAGATGGCCGAAAACCAATTCCGTGTTGGTTTGGTACGTGTAGAGCGCGCTGTTAAAGAGCGTTTGTCTATGGCTGAAAGCGAAGGCTTAATGCCGCAAGATTTGGTCAACGCCAAGCCTGTTGCCGCAGCGGTTAAAGAGTTCTTTGGCTCTAGCCAGTTGTCGCAGTTTATGGACCAAAACAACCCGCTTTCAGAAGTTACCCACAAACGTCGTGTTTCTGCATTAGGGCCTGGTGGCCTAACGCGTGAGCGTGCAGGCTTTGAGGTTCGAGATGTACACCCGACTCACTACGGTCGTGTATGTCCTATTGAAACGCCGGAAGGTCCAAACATTGGTTTGATCAACTCGTTGGCAACTTATGCGCGAACTAACAGCTACGGCTTCTTAGAAAGCCCGGTGCGCAAAGTTGTTGATGGCAAAGTAACTGATGAAATTGAATATCTTTCTGCAATTAACGAATCAAAATTCGTTATTGCACAGGCATCAGCAACCCAAGATGAAAACGGTAATTTAATTGACGAGCTAGTTTCTTCTCGTCACATGAATGAATTTACCTTGGTTGCGCCATCTGATGTTCAGTATATGGATGTGTCGCCTCGTCAGGTTGTATCGGTGGCTGCGTCACTAATTCCATTCCTTGAGCACGATGATGCTAACCGCGCCTTGATGGGTTCGAACATGCAGCGTCAAGCTGTTCCAACGTTGAAGGCGCAAAAGCCTTTAGTGGGAACGGGGATGGAGCGTAAGGTTGCTTCTGACTCAGGTGTGTGTGTTGTTGCTAAGCGCGGCGGTGTTATTGATCGCGTCGATGCAGGTCGTATTGTTGTGCGTGCGGCGCAAGAAGAGGTTGAAGCCGGTGATGCCGGTGTTGATATCTACAACCTCACTAAGTACACCCGCTCAAACCAAAATACCTGTATTAACCAGCGCCCGATTGTTCGCACTGGCGATACCATCGTTCGCGGCGACATTCTAGCCGATGGGCCATCGGTAGATATGGGTGAGCTTGCTCTGGGGCAGAACATGCGTATCGCATTCATGCCTTGGAATGGTTATAACTTTGAGGATTCAATCCTTGTAAGTGAGCGCGTTGTACAAGAAGACCGCTTCAC
Protein-coding regions in this window:
- the secE gene encoding preprotein translocase subunit SecE gives rise to the protein MSTNAESPQYKLDGLKWLVVIAIIAAGTVGNSYYADQFAILYRVLAMVVLGLAAAFVALQTAKGAAFWELLKSAQIEMRKVVWPTKPETNQTTLMVLVVVFVMAILLWGLDALFGKIASFIIG
- the rplL gene encoding 50S ribosomal protein L7/L12 — translated: MSISQEDILNAIAEMSVKDVVELVTAMEEKFGVSAAAAVAVAGGDAGGAAEEQTEFDVILTAAGDKKVNAIKAVREITGLGLKEAKAIVDGVPAAVKEGISKEDAEAAKEKLEAAGAAVELK
- the rplJ gene encoding 50S ribosomal protein L10, which encodes MALGLKDKQAIVAEVSEAAKSALSAVVADSRGVTVSQMTALRKEAREHGVWLRVVRNTLARRAVEGTDYECLVESFVGPTIIAFSSEHPGAGARILRDFAKTNEKLELKAASFEGALVDINLLASLPTYDEAIAKLMSVMKEAAAGKLVRTLAALRDQKEQEAA
- the rplA gene encoding 50S ribosomal protein L1, yielding MAKLSKRQRAINEKIDSTKQYGIDEAVALLKELSAVKFPETVEAAINLGIDPRKSDQSVRGATTLPHGTGKEVRVAVFTSGANADAAKEAGAEFVGMDELAAEIKGGMMDFDVVIADPAAMRVVGQLGQVLGPRGLMPNPKTGTVTPDVATAVKNAKAGQVRFRADKGGIIHGGIGKLSFDANALKENLEALLVDLKKLKPASAKGVYVKKISLSTTMGPGLTLDASSLEA
- the rplK gene encoding 50S ribosomal protein L11 — encoded protein: MAKKISAYIKLQVGAGKANPSPPVGPALGQHGVNIMEFCKAFNAQTQDIEAGAPVPVVITVYSDKSFTFAMKTPPASFLLKKAAGITSGSSNPNTKKVGTVTRAQLEEIATTKAPDLTAADMDAAVRTIAGSARAMGLDVEGV
- the nusG gene encoding transcription termination/antitermination protein NusG, with the protein product MAKRWYVVHAYSGYEKKVATALKERIELEGMQEHFGDVLVPTEEVVEMRDGQKRKSERKFFPGYVLVQMELNDEAWHLVKETPRVMGFIGGKADKPAPITEKEANLILQRVDDSVDKPKPKTLFEPGEMVRVTDGPFNDFNGVVEEVNYEKSRLRVAVLIFGRSTPVELEFGQVEKS
- the rpoB gene encoding DNA-directed RNA polymerase subunit beta is translated as MAYSYTEKKRIRKDFGKLPHVMDVPFLLAIQLDSYRKFTQIDTAPKKRLDMGLHAAFKSVFPIVSYSGSAALEYVSYVLGKPVFDVNECVLRGATYAVPLRVKVRLIIYDKESSAKTIKDIKEQEVYMGEIPLMTDNGTFVINGTERVIVSQLHRSPGVFFEHDKGKTHSSGKLLYSARVIPYRGSWLDFEFDPKDLVFVRIDRRRKLPATILLRALGYSSQEMLDMFFETSNFRILEDGGLKLELVPSRLRGDTASFDICDTEGNVIVEETRRITARHIKQLEKANVKELDVPSDYMLGRALAKDIIDESTGEVLVECNTEITEEVMAQLIAAGVSDVETLYTNDLDCGSFLSDTLRSDPSRTELEALVEIYRMMRPGEPPTKESAEALFQNLFFSQERYDLSAVGRMKFNRRLGREEETGEGTLSREDIVEVLKTLIDIRNGKGVVDDIDHLGNRRIRSVGEMAENQFRVGLVRVERAVKERLSMAESEGLMPQDLVNAKPVAAAVKEFFGSSQLSQFMDQNNPLSEVTHKRRVSALGPGGLTRERAGFEVRDVHPTHYGRVCPIETPEGPNIGLINSLATYARTNSYGFLESPVRKVVDGKVTDEIEYLSAINESKFVIAQASATQDENGNLIDELVSSRHMNEFTLVAPSDVQYMDVSPRQVVSVAASLIPFLEHDDANRALMGSNMQRQAVPTLKAQKPLVGTGMERKVASDSGVCVVAKRGGVIDRVDAGRIVVRAAQEEVEAGDAGVDIYNLTKYTRSNQNTCINQRPIVRTGDTIVRGDILADGPSVDMGELALGQNMRIAFMPWNGYNFEDSILVSERVVQEDRFTTIHIQELTCIARDTKLGSEEITADIPNVGESALSKLDESGVVYIGAEVGPGDILVGKVTPKGETQLTPEEKLLRAIFGEKASDVKDTSLRVPTSTKGTVIDVQVFTRDGLEKDQRSRDIEKSQLDQVRKDLNEEYRIVEAATFERLRAALVGQVAAGGKGVVKGSPVTDEQLNELPNKEWFKIRMDEDALSEQIDRAEESLAERRKELDDRFEDKKGKLETGDDLAPGVLKIVKVYLAIKRRIQPGDKMAGRHGNKGVISVIMPVEDMPYDEHGVPVDIVLNPLGVPSRMNVGQVLEMHLGLAAKSLGEKIDTMMAEQRAVAEIRAFLEEIYNKSGIAKDKEDLASFSDTQIIEMAQNLRAGVPMATPAFDGAKESEIKELLRLAGVPDSGQMQLHDGRTGDPFLRHTTVGYMYMLKLNHLVDDKMHARSTGSYSLVTQQPLGGKAQFGGQRFGEMEVWALEAYGAAYTLQEMLTVKSDDVNGRTKMYKNIVDGDHRMEPGMPESFNVLVKEIRSLGINIELEHDS